AATTTTGGCACAATTTTGTGCCAAAACTCACCACATGACAATTTGTGATTGATAAGGTTGTATCAGTGGGTCATGTGGAGACACACCATTACCAATCACAACTCTCCATGTGGCAAGTTATGACACAAAATTGTGTCAAAGTTGGTGTCCCCAACATTACGCATTAAGTAAAGTAGACATAAGTAGAGGAACGATGACACGATGGTGACCAGAGAAGCATGGTATTGGGTGAAGCTCTTTGGACATGTCAAGTTCATTAGATTTCCATATGAGAACCTTGATACTTAACATGATTTGATTGGTTTTGTTGGTGCCAACCCAATGTTGACCAAACCTACTTTCGAAGccaacaaatttcaaatcacatgactttgggttttttattttttttgagataaaatttttactctacCTTAATCTAGATGTATATTTGTGTGAAACTCCTCCCTTAATACTTGAACCATAACTCTTGCCTCCTTCCCACCCTACAagaacttatacttgtagagtaatCATCACGTTAAGGGTGTGCAATGATACGTGGCTTTGGGTTGGATAGTCATTATTGAGTGCAAGCTTGATTGATCAATCCTAAGACAAAATGCTTCAAACTAAAACACATGAACCTAATGCAAAAGGGTAGCCCAAGAAATAGAGCACTTCTATTTCAAGAATAATTTCTTAAATCCTTAAGAGTCTTCTTGATTGCATAAGGGAAAACTCTTTagaatccatatatatatatatatatatatataaatgagaaacattctaaattttaattattcaatAGTCTAAATGTCCATGAGTTACAACCACTAATATATAGTAAAGAAATTTTAGGGCAGCTAAAAATCCTTATTTAATGCTAGGTCAAATATTaggataaaaataggaaaatttgAGAacattacataaaataatattacaaacTCTAGGAAACATCCTCAAATTGACAAGACCTTATTCTAACtcttaattgaaaaaaaaaaaaaaaaaaaagtatttcctcaaaaaaaaaaatcttaattgaaaattataacaaaaagaaaaaaaaatcataaatagcaAATTTGAATAAATCTAGCCTATCATAAATAGTTTGCAGCAAATCTTGCAAAATATTGATGTGTAATATCCAAAGAACAACACCTATCCGGTACTTTACTTGCTCTAGACAAGTGTTGTTTTCAAATATTGacacattattattttatagatttgaGTTTGCAGCAAATCCTTGCCTCCAAATTTTATACAATTCGATCATTGGCCATGATGATTTCTACTAGCCAGTACATCTTACTTTTCAAACTTCTTACAGTTTGATACTTTTATAATCAATGAAAGTTTGGACTGTTAGTTCTACATCAACCAAATACTAGAAAAAGCAGAGTAACTAACAAATAAGTTTGCTATCATACTTGTTAGCTGTTCAGAATCCAATTATCACGCAAATCTACCGCGATCATCATTGTCTATCCCTAATCCACCAGGAAATTCTGTGAAAAACTGAATCCTAATGAGGATGTTGGCAGAGCTTCTAGAAGTCCTTGCaagcaaaattttctttactcCCTCAGTTTATTCTTGACCTTAAATTGTACACTCTAAAACTAGTGCTGGTTTGGCAAGATTGCCAAGTACCATAACTTTGTACACTGTGACCGTATCACTACATAAGATAAGAGGTCAAGCTTTGTAGTGTGTCTTTTTTTAAGAGGAAAAAAGTTTTTcactcaaaaaccaaaaaaaggaagaaagattgAAAAATTGTAAGATTAGAAAAGGGGCTTTTCATTTAGATTCTGTCTCAGAATAGAGATGATGGGAGGATCAAATCAAAGAGAACGTCATAAAAGATTCAGCAGAAAAAAAGTCAATGAAGGTTTATTAAGTTTGACAAAGTGGTAACCCACACCACAAGGCCACGAATATGAAACTCTTGGACAAGACATAGCCCCATGGCATTTGCCAGGTTGaccatcaaacaaacaaaacaaacccatCACAATAATATGAAGAATGTCTAATCAAAACTCAAGTGCATCTAACAAAGCCAGGCCTCAACCTCCATGGCCCTCCCTGCACATTATAGACCCCTGGACTCCAGTCACAACACCATGTCACCAACTCAGCAAGTCAATTTGGGAAGCTCAATTAAGGGCCAAGCTATGATGACTGAATCTAGGCTTTTAGAATGACCCGGAAGGAATGGGGTCAGCTGACAATTAGACTCGGtcccaatttctaaaaatatataccaaaaaGCTAAATAATTTGTCAAAGCAACGGAAGCAAGTATTTCtaataaaatcattcaaaactcaaaaccctcATCTTTATAATcgaaattttatattaaaataaaaaaattaagcaatatctttcatAATACTTTTTCGCAAAATGACTTGATTTATTTggtgcataataaaaataatactactTTAATTATAGTGGTTCAGTTAATATATGCCCTTAGAAGTTAGGACGTacattaatcatttattttaagtaattttaatggaaaatttaaaaagtagttaaaaaagttagggtctgtttggtttaGAGGAGTTTCGAGTGAGTGAtggaaacacaaaacaagaatCCAGTGTTTTCAAAAACTAAGATACATAACTTACTAGCACCATTGTAAATTTTCGAACTCTATGGAGCCCACAACTTCTATATTGTCATGTCAGCTCAAGGTTGTTACTGTTGCAAATTCAAGGCGAAGACCATTTCTCTTTTTCACTTCCCTCAAAATATTTCAGCCAAAAATTTCCCTCCTTTCTCACTTCCCTCTCTCcgttttccttttctcttctctttagATCAGctgatggtgatggtggtggtatGGGCTGCTAATGGGTTTTGCGTGGGGGTTATGGCTGCGTCTGGGGTTGGTGTGGAGGAGGCTTGAAGGAGAAGGCAGCCGTGGGAGGTGGATCGTTGTTGGTTGGGTTTTAATTCCTGGGTCATTTCAGTCATGGATGGCCCTAGGTCGTGGATCGTGGAGGCTGATATTGGCTAGGTTGGGTTTGAACTGATGTTGGCTAGGTTTGAACCGGTGGTGGGTCTTGCTTTGGTGTGGGTTTTGCTTCGGTGTTGGTTTTGCTTCGATTGGTTGTTGGTTGGGTTTGAATCGATGATGGGTTTTGCTTCAATTGGGCGTTGGCTGGGTTTTGCTTCGGTGATGGGTTTTGCTTCAGTGTTGGCAATGGTGGCTGGTGTTGGTTCAATGGTGGGTTTGTGGTTCAATGGTGGCTGGTGTTTCAGTGGTGGTAGTGGGTGGTTCCACGATGACTCAGTGGGAGAAGTAAAGTAGAAGAAGTTTTTTGGTGAATGAGACGCGAGTAGCAACAGTAGGCAACACTTAGTAGTGTCAGTGGTGGGGTCCACAGTTTTGGGGAAAAGTTGTAGAGATATGTGACTGAGAATTGAGTCCAAACAcgtgttttgtaatttttttagtgatgGTGAGGTTTGAGTAGGGAGTTATGAGTTTCGAGTTTGAGTTAtgggttttgaaaattgagttataaaaaCTCAGCTACCTCTAAACCAAACGGCCCTTagtcatttttcatttttttaataaaaaaatttcttaaaataatttatttacttataccCTAAGAGCATACGTTAGTAAAACGCTAATTACAAAACCATagcaataattatgaaaaaattataagaaatacTTCTTACTATGAGAAAATTTAGAACTGCAACCTTTTATGTCATAATTTTATCACAATTTATTAGTGGTAGATTTACACAAAAATAATAGACAACTAGATACAGTTATCACAtataataattgtaaaaaaaaaagaaaaaaagttatagtaaaatttaGGTCCTATAATAACTATCCTACATTCCTACTATTGGCTAATGCTCAAAGCTGGAATGAATGTCATGAACCCATGACATGACAAGaggtgacatttttttttttttgctgaataacaAGAGGTGACATTTGGATTTTGGAAACGAtccaaaaacattttaaataatatgacCTCTGTGAgtgtatataatattttgataggATGTCTGAAACTGGTCTCACTACTAGTGTGAGGTAGCTCTGTTTGTACTTccctttaaccaaaaaaaaaaattgtaacggGTAAAATGGCTTTTGTGTGGCTACAACAGGTTGAATATAATATTTGCCAAGTTTCCCCTTGTTTCACTAAGATACCCTGCAGATTCTGGGTCATCATAACAATATCTAAATCCTTGAAGCGTTCAGAATGTCAAATGAGAAGAGTCAGAAACTCAGAAATCAGAATACACCCAAGCCTTAAAggaacaacccccccccccccccccctccccaaccCAGTTTCCAAATTGTTCATCTCTTGGTTCTTCTTGTGATGGTCCAGTGGATCAGTATTTAATATTTACCAAGGCAAATGTGTCCTTTCATTTTAGTTATGATTAATATTATTtgataggggtatttttgtctAAGAAAGTCTTCTGGGCACTTTAACCCGTCAGGGTGAAATACCTTGTCTTTGATCCATCAAGATAGATGCCTTCTCCAATGGGACCTACCAACCAAAGATCCGTTGGGATAAAGTCCCCATTCAATCCCTTTAAAGTTCCAACAATTTGGCGCTCCACTCTCCTTGAAGACCCGTCGGGCAACCCACGTAATGTACAAACGATTCGCACCTCATCATTTGCATACCTACAGATGGATAATCATGCCGATGAATGGATGATCATGCCAACGAATGGATGATcatataaacaattaaatacaCAGGGTCCCACGAGCCTTTACATGTTTTTTGCGCATGTGTCCCTACATAGAAATAACTTGCACACTACTCCCAAAGACCCTATTACACATTCGTATCTTCCCTTAATGGGAAGAGAAGCCCTAAGATCTTAGAGCCTTAACTCCAAAATTTTCTCTATAAGAAAAGCTCCTACATTTAAGGGATTTTGATCAGCTCTACATCACTATATAAGCATCAAACATCCTCTTCCTTAAGGTACGTGAAAATTTCTAACTTTCACACTATTGAGTTCTTGGAGATTTTCTCATTACTGACTTAACATTCGAAAGGTCTTTAGCCGGCATCCAACTGGTACTCTTTGTTGATTTTTCGTTCTCTTATTCTTTAGGTACCCTAATTGGTGCACCTATGGACAATCAACCCACTGACgattttgtgcatcatcattATTGGATATAAGCCAATGCAGCGTGGCCTAATTGGCATTCACCTTGAGTTGGCCCGAATCacaaatttgacttaaaaaaaaaagaagaaaaaagaagaagagatgtgATATAGAGACTTATCCCATTCATGAATACTGATTTCCAATCCATTTGGTAcgtaatatatttttctttaaaaaaaaaattatgaggaCATATtatacttttcttttccttcttttttttttttttttttgaatttcaaagaCAATCTACAAATGCTAAATggcataaaatatatatttaaataacaaaactctattttccgagaaaaacataacaaaattgtaaaagaaattAGCTTATCAAAAAGAAAGCTAGCGGGTGAGtccaagaaaaataagaaagaagatttattttgtattgtTGGAGAATCAAATATGCCCGATACAGTTACAACTACTAATTTAAAGTATTCGTGCTTCATTGCTAAATGAAGATTATTACCATTCACTAGAGAAGAAGTTTCAAAAATAGACAAGAAGTTTCAAGAACTACTTCTCTAGGTATTGTGTAGCCAATAAATCagttaagacttttttttttttttttttaagtaagcTTTAGACTTGTCCTAAGAAATGGGAAGAGAAGATTAAAATGGTAACCTCCACTCATGAGACATGGTTCCTAACTGATTGTGCTATTTAAAAGTGTTCAAAACCTAGAGAACCGACCCCCCAACCAATTGGGTTTGACCCAAAAGATCATGGGCAAGTTCAGTCCCTTGGGCAATCAAGTAACAAATCTAAGATGGGCGAAACTTTAGGTATTCGAGCAGATATCAAGTGTGAAAATCTTTCACCCAATAAATAATTCGACCCAACCACAAATACACGCACACATATAGCCACTTGGCTTTTGTGTTATTGGATAAGAGGATTACACATCATCCTCTTATTTTTACCCCTAATCCTTCGAGGATTATGCCTAATTCTGAATCCATTTCTATGACTTGGTCCATTGACCATGTCTCTCCTCTCTCTGCCCCCATCCACCTCTCCTCCTCTCTCTAATCTCCATCATGCAACCACCACGATAAAGCAAGCCAGGGTATTATTGAGCTACTTCTGGAAGCGTTCCATGAATAGCCGGGATATTGAAGAATATCCACAGAGGTATTTAGGGAATCGGTCTTATTCTATCTCTGGTTGTTCCGTTTGAAgaaaggaagggaaaaaaattgaagacCAGTAAAAACATATTTTCCCAAAAACAGTAGCACCCTTGCAGTATTCTCCGTCTAGTGTCTACGCTTTCACACCCAACGGACCAAAATTCTTATCCAAACCAGATATAATGATACCCTTCAAGAAGCATAAAAGATGGTACCTGTGCATGGAACAATGGAATGCTATGTCTAAGCTGTGAATGTTGATCTCCAAAAGTGTTATCCGGATCTTGGTGGTTCTGCGTGCACAACATTTTCTACCGTAACTCCACCGAAGTCATTGAACGAgcatattcaaaatttataatctttatATGTCTTTGTATTAATACCCAGTATAGGCCCATTTTACACATTATTAATAAGTTTCACAAATGTGTTTTGCTTGTACTATAAGCCCACAGCATAGGAAGATAAAGGAGTACAAAATTGAAACTATGGCTAACGTGTAGTGGAGATGAGAATGTGCCCAAACTTGGTCTCAATCAATCAACCACCTAGCACAACCCATTGCCATGTTCGCACATAGCGCATAGGACATTGTGTAACACACGGAGTAAGACTACAGTTTAGGATGTtgagaaaaacaaaaccaaactcaCATGGCACAAGCAACTCACATAGCACAAGCCACCCTTGGCGTGCTGGTTTGCTGAAATGCCGATGGGACAATGGTTAAATGCATGTGGTGTAGCCCAGAGACAAATTCTCATGGTAGGTAAAGGTTTCTTACTATTTGGGAAGAGATTATGGCCCAATAATAGCCAAGAGTAGCTGAAATGAATGACATAACAAGTAATATACCAACGAGGTTGCATAAACTTGTTTTTCCAGTttcctttgctttctttctattttccccaattttcaacttcaagttttattttttataaaactatctaTTCTCTAAAATTTCACATTATTAGTTCCGAGAACAATATCCATGCCAACATTTGCAACTATCTGATCTATCATTATACAAATCTGGATGTGTCATTGGAAAAAGAAGCCAGAGGAAGCCCACCATTCCCGCAACAAATGCTACACTTACCATCCCTGAAACAatcgttaaaaagaaaaagaaaaaaaaaaaaaaaaaaggtaagctTTGATAAAAGAAGGttcaagaaattaataaaatgtgatATCAAGGACTTAGAAAATTGAAGTTCAAAGGATTTGACTATGTTCGCATGTAAATCtgtaatatattattataatgagCAAATGCATGTTTAATATTGAATAGATCCAAAGCAATGAAATTAGAATCCCCAGCAGTTTAGATTATAGTCAAAGACACAACAGAGTGGTGAAATTTCTAAGATGATGAAGCTTGGCCAACATTGAAAAActtaagttttaacttttccCCACATACATTTGGAGAGAGCCAACCAACCAACAACCAAGCcatagtcccaaaattttgcaaTCATATTAGCTATAGATCCTCAACAAACTAGTCACAGTCTGCCATATGTATTCTTTTACGTCATTTTATTCTGTCTGATTATTCTATCCAAAAGCATACTCTATGTTACTTCCTAAATTAATATGTACCTTTTTACTACTTCTATGAATTTTATTGTCTTCCTGTACCTTTTTTGGTTCCCTTAAATTCAATGAACATGTTCATTAATCGCTCATCTCtgaaaacaaatcatcaaaagCAGCTTtccctcatcttttcatcaataggggCCACCCCTatctttaaatgaatttatttttttcgaattttatttttttcttgtatttccacttattcatcttaacattctcatttcaaCTACACTCATTTTATGTATATGTTGCTTCTTAATGGCCCAACCTTTACTGCCATACATTTTGGACAGAGCACTAAGGTGTCCCCCCCTCTCCCCCACCCCTCCTCTTTTTAAGATAGTCAAAGCATTGCCAAGAGGCTTGCAACTTAGTTGGCACTACTTGGTGTGCCAACGGAGATGTCCACGGTTCAAATCTCCTCTCTTCcattataactattgaattatcaaaaataagaTAGTAAGAGCATTCAAAggattttattcttgttttctttgatcATATAAAGCTCACCAATCACACCATTGACTTCTCAATTTGGTaactataaaacaaaacaataggAAATCACTTGTTCATACATTACACATTTGAGCCAAGaaccaacaaattttataagtgttagacttatggttaagtgattaaattcatcatttcctaatagcttaagtttttgggacaatcggtaatttaacatggtatcagagcaggaaATCCCGAGTTAGATTCCTGATTTTActttacctcccatttaaaatgttaaattcccaCTTGTTGGGCCCCCACTTATAAAAGGAAAGTTTAGGCCTACaagtgagggggagtgttagatttatggttaagtgattaaattcacaatttcctaatagcttaagcttttgggacaatcggtaatttaacaataaggaaaaaaaaacagaagcaaaTGGCCTATGGCTTGGCCTTAGGACATTCATATACTTTAAAAGGTTAACTCCACTTCTTTTTAAGATATTAACATCCCCCAAATATCCAATACCCTAATATATAAATAGTGTCGGGacttgtagagagagagagagagagagagagagagtgatggagggggggatttgaattttgaaccaAAGTCTATGATGGATATTTTATCTACAGATTTAAAGAGAAGCATCAAGAAAAGGTCAGAACTACTAGTAGTGACAAATAAACCCaagatttatttgtttttcaatagCAAAGAAGCAACTAATGGCATACCGCTCCTCCGTGAAAACAGCTTAGGCAATCCCATAAAATTGCAGAAGATATGAGCAACTAATGGAGCAAGAAGATGTCCTGAAATGAGTAAAAGTACACAACAATGAGGtggaatattattttttgataattgctAAGACAAGTGGGtgagggggatttgaaccccaGTTCTCCTTATGAGGGAGACCATGTAATGCCACTAAGCTACAAGGTTCTTAGCAAGTGAGTtagaatattataaaatgaataaagaGACCAAAGGAGCCTCCCAATACCTAAGAATGAACTGTTAAATAATCCAtgtaaaataactaaatattaaagggggaaaaaagaaggaaaatttaAAAGCATCTAGAATTATCTTAATTGAGTTGTTTGGATGACTATATATAAGGATCAAAAGCCAAACCCAAATACCAACAACTATGTTATTCAAGCAAGTATGGGTCATTGATCTTTGAACAGAATAATATCTGTGCTTAGGCATCTTCgctaaataaaataacacatcACTTatcaagaataaataaataataaaaaattcatcttTTTCTGGTAAATGATGAAATTAAATAACTCAAAAGAAGATGACAAAAATACTTAAAACAACTGCATACCATTTGTTCTTCAGTAATCACAATAAACTGTAGAGTTTAAACTCTGCATTCTACTGTGATAATAATCATTAGCCTGAGACCCttccattttcattttgaaaggTATACTTAAATCTAAAGCTTGAGTAACAACTACTACCTTATTGCCTAGAACAACAATATTCTGAGAATTTCCAATGCAATGAAAACATGATACAGTATGCTATCTAGCCCAGCAAAATCCTAATTGCAAATTGCTATGGACTACTTATAGATAAAATAGAGGTGAGAACCATTATATGCATGTCTATGTCCACTCTAATTATCatcaagaaaattcaattaggcCCACAGTAGTTTATCTTATTGACCAACTGGCAGCGCGGCTTCAAAAAATATAGTAAACTAAATATGGTACAATCTTAGATTCTCCTGGAAGCCAGCAGAAggagtatttattttttatttttaaaaattcttctGGCCCTTGCATTAGTTATAAGATGCCAGCGTGTCAAAAATCACTAACCAGTTCGAACGTAGAGGAAAGATGCATATGAACCAAATATTACAGTGTAGCCAAGCTGGAGACCTGAAAACCACACATATAACAAGGGAATTGACATCTGAtggatagaaaagtttttagaaATTGCATGTATCCCTTGGAAGCAGTAAGTCATGGGCTTACCTACAACCATGAAAGTTTTTATCAGGCTAAAGTTTTGCTTGCTGTAGAATTCCATTAAATGGTTTAGGTGTGctgcaaaaaatgtcaaaaacagTGAAACTGGGAATAAAAAATGATCAGGATGAATATTTTAAATGCTCAGGTAAACTCAGGATGAGGATTCtcctgatttttttattaatgactTCAAAGGGTGAGATGATTCTCCTTCTTTTCCACAATAGCAACTCACTTTTGTCATATTTTAACATGAGGGTGAATTAATCGTGATTTCTTAGAATTAACTCCAAAGCAGTGACGGATAGATTATGTGCAAATCCATTTTCACATTAAACCTGAATGTCAGTTTCATAGATCAACAgctgattagaaaaaaaattgattgcaCAACAACCTTACTCCTAAGGACCATCTAATTCCTAAAACACATCAATGATGGTATACATAAGTCACCCTCATCACACCATGCTCTATGTACATCAGAAAAGAAGATATATATAATTATCTAAATCATAGATTTAACATATGCTCAAAATGACTTTTATAAAATTAcctaaactaaagaaaataggGCAGAGACGTATGGCAGTGTACGGTTTAAATCCTCCACAGAGAAGTAGAGGTATCATACATGCCCTGAAGACCAGCTCCTCGGTAAGTGGTGCCTGTTCAGTAAAGCAACATTAGAAATCGAGGTATAATTGAAAATACTTGGGGTTCCATCTTTCAATCAACTGAATTACAAGTAATCAGTAAAGATTCAATAATGAAAAGGGCAATCACAAATCAACTAAtctttcattttgataaatttcacaatataaGCAAACAAAGCAATGATGAGGAAactctttttttgataattcaatagttgggggaAAACGGGTGTAAGATTCATGATGCATTTTAAATTAGGCCTAATATCATCAATGGTTAAAGTCTTACgagtatctctctctctctctctcacacacacatgcGCGCACAAACGTTCCTATGTTATAGTACACATCATTACAATggttaataatgaaaaaaatcaatacCATCTGGcataaattcttaaaattaaattcaaaggGCACACCATACTCACCACAACATAATTACGCCAAGCTGAAACATTGGAAGCAACTGAAATTATAGAATCAACAAACCCTTGCACGGAACCTTGGATGTACTCATACGAAAGTTCTTCACCTCGACTCACACGCTCTCTCCACCAATCCACCAATAGCAGAGCCTTGAGGACCAAAGATCCCGCATACATTAAACAAGTCAAGGAAACAGGTAACACCACAGCTTGCCACTGTTTCATACACAAAATCGCAATTTTTCAGCGTGCAAATTTAGCAACCATTCACTCTTTTCCCAATCTGCATACCATAAAAAAGAATGCAAATCGAAAAGTTACCATTCGAAAACATAATTTTAGCAAGCATTCAATCAAATAATCGATACGATCAACTCACTAAATGATCAACTCGGATTCCGTAAACATCGAATAGAATTGACGCCTCCTTACTTCTTATCTGAAATTATAtcatagataataataatatattaaaagcGAAAgcacaatcaaaattcaaattagttTATAAATTTGTGCCAAGTGTCGTTTGACTCATTGATAATGATCGCTCTCGGCACAAAAGCCGAGGCGACCACCTCGATAAACTCCGTCTTTATCATCATCACTACTACTACTGGTGAAAGTCAAAGTAGAGAGTGCTTACTGGGAGGATGAGAGTACagatgaggagagagagaacgGAGGAAACGGCGGCGCCAATGAAGCGTCGGATCATGAAGCTGTTGAAGGAAGGAGGAGGTGGGAGGCGGAGAATCAAAGTGGGAGCGTGAAGAATCGCAACGTACAATAAAGCCATGGCGGTGCAGGCCGTCGCCGCCGCCGATTTCGAAATGGCTTCTTCCTCCATTGCTGTGAGCTTTACCTTTTGTTTCACAAACCCtaaaacacagagagagagagagagagagagagagagagagagatttttagTTAAGGGTGGTTTACTTGGAAGGTCGGATTGCAGGTTTGTTATACTTTTCTTGTGCTCAGTGTAACTGTTTGGAATCTCTCTCTACCATTTCTAGTTTTCTACTCGGTACTCACttactatttcttttcttaaaccACTAGGCCTATCCAAGagccaaaaataaaagtaaaaataactCGAGAAAACGGGAAGGTTTCCAAACGGTAATGCTTAGGAACAAATGAAATTGTAACAATTTTGCCGCAAATCGACATGTGTACTTAATATTATCATCACATCGATACTATTCAAGAGCCAAAAGTAAAAGTCAAAATAACTCGAAAAAAGGGGAAGGTTTCAACTAACAAGCAAGGTAATGCTTAGGAACAAATGAAAGCCATGCGTTCTTATATGGTAAAGATACGTCC
This genomic stretch from Castanea sativa cultivar Marrone di Chiusa Pesio chromosome 9, ASM4071231v1 harbors:
- the LOC142609527 gene encoding CAAX prenyl protease 2 isoform X2 encodes the protein MEEEAISKSAAATACTAMALLYVAILHAPTLILRLPPPPSFNSFMIRRFIGAAVSSVLSLLICTLILPIRSKEASILFDVYGIRVDHLWQAVVLPVSLTCLMYAGSLVLKALLLVDWWRERVSRGEELSYEYIQGSVQGFVDSIISVASNVSAWRNYVVAPLTEELVFRACMIPLLLCGGFKPYTAIRLCPIFFSLAHLNHLMEFYSKQNFSLIKTFMVVGLQLGYTVIFGSYASFLYVRTGHLLAPLVAHIFCNFMGLPKLFSRRSGMVSVAFVAGMVGFLWLLFPMTHPDLYNDRSDSCKCWHGYCSRN
- the LOC142609527 gene encoding CAAX prenyl protease 2 isoform X1 — protein: MEEEAISKSAAATACTAMALLYVAILHAPTLILRLPPPPSFNSFMIRRFIGAAVSSVLSLLICTLILPIRSKEASILFDVYGIRVDHLWQAVVLPVSLTCLMYAGSLVLKALLLVDWWRERVSRGEELSYEYIQGSVQGFVDSIISVASNVSAWRNYVVAPLTEELVFRACMIPLLLCGGFKPYTAIRLCPIFFSLAHLNHLMEFYSKQNFSLIKTFMVVGLQLGYTVIFGSYASFLYVRTGMVSVAFVAGMVGFLWLLFPMTHPDLYNDRSDSCKCWHGYCSRN